Part of the Streptomyces sp. WMMC500 genome is shown below.
CTCCCTGCGGTGACGATTCCGGGGCCGCCGGGTCCCTAGCGTTCTGGGCAACCGGAGTGCGGCCCCTCGGCCGACCCCGCGGCCGATCGGCCGGCCGACCGGGCCCGGATTCCCGCCACTTGGAGGACATCGTGTTCCGCAGCATCCGCAGCAACGGCACCGCGACGGCACTGGTCTGGCTGTGCTGCACGGCGGCGGGGGCAGGGCTCGTCGGCTGCTCGGACTCCTCCGACTCCGCGGACGACTCCGGGGGCTCCGAAAACAAGGCCGCCGCCCAGGAGCGTACGGCCGAGAAGGACCTGCTCACCGGCACCGAGAAGATCGACGTCGACGGGCAGTCCGTGAACGTCTCCTGCTCCGGCAGCGGCGCCGCCGACCGGCCGGTGGTCGTCCTGCTCTCCGGGGGCGGCGACGACCTGACCAAGCTGGCCGGCATCCAGAAGACGCTGAGCGCGAAGGACCGCGTCTGCTCGTACGACCGGCTGGGCCAGGGCGCCAGCGACAAGCCCGACGGGCCGCAGACGATCGAGAGCACGGGCGAGGTGCTGACCGGGGTGATCGAGCAGGTCGCCGGCGACCGGCCCGTGGTGTTGGCGGGGCACTCGCTGGGCGGGCTGATCTCCGCGCGGTACGCGCCCGACCACGGCGACCGGGTCAAGGGGCTGGTCCTCATGGACGCCACCTCGCCCACCCAGAACGCCGACCTCGCGCGGGAGATCCCCGAGACCGCCACCGGTCCCGCGGTCGAACTGCGCGACCAGACGCTCGCCATCCTCGGCGGGCAGGGGCCGGAGAAGCTGACGGTGACGGACGGCGAGGTGCGGTCCGCGGGCGACATCCCGGTCGAGGTGATCCGGCACGGCAAGGAGTACCTCGCGCCGGTGCCGGAGTACGGGCCGGGGCTGGAGCGGGCGTGGCTCGACGGGCAGCGCAAGTGGCTCGCGCTGTCGGAGCGGAGCGAGCTGAGCACGGCGGAGAACAGCGAGCACTACATCTACGCGGACGAGCCGGACGTGGCCGTGGCCGCCATCCGGCGGGTCACGTCGCAGGCGGCCGAGGACGCGGGGGCGAAGGGGTAGGCGCGGGTACGACGGCACGGGACCCGGCGACGGTCCGACACCCCCACCACAGGCAGAGACCCCCACGTGCTCCCGCCCGACCGGCCGCCGCCGTACGCGAACCCCCGACCGTACGGCGGCCCCACGCCGCCCCGCCGGGCCCGCACCGGCCGCGGCTACACTCCACCGGTGACGAGTCCTCGGCAACTTCCGGAGCTGTGGCGCCGCTTCGACGTCACGGTCCGGGACCTCCCCCTCGGGCTCCTCATCATGTTCGCCGCGCTCCTCCCGGCGTCCCACACCCACGGCACCCAGCTCGGCGGCCTGCCCGGCCGCGAGTTCGACGCCCTCGCCGTCGTCGCGGTCGCGTTCCAGTGCCTGCCGCTTGCCATCCGGCGCCGGTGGCCGCTGCTCTGCCTCACCCTGGTGACGGCCGGCTTCTTCGTCGACCAGCTCCGCGGCTACCACTCCCTCGCCGGCACCGCCCAGGCCATCGCCCTGATGAGCGCGGGCGCCCACCTGGAGCGCCACCGCCGCCCGCTCGCGCTGCTGTTCTCCGTCGTGTACGTGGCGCTGGCCGTCGCGCTCGTCGGGGTCGGCGGGACCGAGGGCCCGAGCGAGTTCGTCATGTACTACGTGGCGATGGCCCTGGTGTGGGGCATGGGGTCGTGGCTGCGCTCGACGCGGGCGGCGGAGGCCGCGCACCGGCGCCGGGTCGCCGAGGACACCCGTACCGCGGAACGCACCCGCATCGCACGGGAGTTGCACGACGTCGTGACCCACCACGTGACGGCGATGGTGGTGCAGGCCGAGGCGGCGCGCTACCTGACCGCCGCGCCCGACCGCCTGGAGTCGACCCTGACCGCGGTCACCGACACGGGCCGCCGCGCGATCACGGACCTGCGGCACCTGCTCGACGTGCTCGACCCCGGCTACGACGGCGAGGCCGGCATCCCGTCGGCCGGCAGGCTGCTGACGCTGGTGGAGCAGACACGGCTGGCGGGCCAGCCGGTGGAGTTCACGGAGGAGGGGACGCCGCCGGAGTCGACGGGCAGCGCCGACCTCGTCGCGTACCGGGTCGTCCAGGAGGCGCTGACGAACGCCCTGAAGCACGCGCGCGGCAGCCGCACCTCGGTCGAGGTGCACCACGGGGCGGGCGAGATCACCGTGGCGGTGAGCACGGCGGGCGCCGCCTCGCCGGCCGCCTCCCCCGGCGGCAGCGGCCGGGGCCTCGCGGGGCTGCGCGAGCGGGTGGACGTGCTGGGCGGCGAGTTCAGCGCGGGCGGGGAGCCGGGCGGCGGTTTCGTCGTACGGGCCCGCATACCGGCCGGCAGTGCTCCGTGACCGCGCCCATCCGCGTCCTGATCTGCGACGACCAGGTCCTGGTCCGTACCGGCCTGGTGACGATCATCGACGCCC
Proteins encoded:
- a CDS encoding alpha/beta hydrolase, with product MEDIVFRSIRSNGTATALVWLCCTAAGAGLVGCSDSSDSADDSGGSENKAAAQERTAEKDLLTGTEKIDVDGQSVNVSCSGSGAADRPVVVLLSGGGDDLTKLAGIQKTLSAKDRVCSYDRLGQGASDKPDGPQTIESTGEVLTGVIEQVAGDRPVVLAGHSLGGLISARYAPDHGDRVKGLVLMDATSPTQNADLAREIPETATGPAVELRDQTLAILGGQGPEKLTVTDGEVRSAGDIPVEVIRHGKEYLAPVPEYGPGLERAWLDGQRKWLALSERSELSTAENSEHYIYADEPDVAVAAIRRVTSQAAEDAGAKG
- a CDS encoding histidine kinase; translated protein: MTSPRQLPELWRRFDVTVRDLPLGLLIMFAALLPASHTHGTQLGGLPGREFDALAVVAVAFQCLPLAIRRRWPLLCLTLVTAGFFVDQLRGYHSLAGTAQAIALMSAGAHLERHRRPLALLFSVVYVALAVALVGVGGTEGPSEFVMYYVAMALVWGMGSWLRSTRAAEAAHRRRVAEDTRTAERTRIARELHDVVTHHVTAMVVQAEAARYLTAAPDRLESTLTAVTDTGRRAITDLRHLLDVLDPGYDGEAGIPSAGRLLTLVEQTRLAGQPVEFTEEGTPPESTGSADLVAYRVVQEALTNALKHARGSRTSVEVHHGAGEITVAVSTAGAASPAASPGGSGRGLAGLRERVDVLGGEFSAGGEPGGGFVVRARIPAGSAP